One Hemibagrus wyckioides isolate EC202008001 linkage group LG09, SWU_Hwy_1.0, whole genome shotgun sequence DNA segment encodes these proteins:
- the aldh6a1 gene encoding methylmalonate-semialdehyde dehydrogenase [acylating], mitochondrial, protein MAATTVRSLLKKRVLLQLGHRCYSSSVPTTKLFIDGKFVESKSSEWLDIHNPATNEVIGRVPKATQEEMLAAVDSCSRAYHSWSETSILTRQQVFLRYQQLIKDNIKELAKLITLEQGKTLADAEGDVFRGLQVVEHACSITSLMLGETLPSITKDMDTYTYRLPLGVCAGIAPFNFPAMIPLWMFPMGMVCGNTYLMKPSERVPGCTMMLAKLLQDAGAPDGTLNIIHGQHSAVNFICDHPAIKAISFVGSNQAGEYIYERGSKNGKRVQSNMGAKNHGVVMPDANKENTLNQLVGAAFGAAGQRCMALSTAVLVGEACNWLPELVERAKNLRVNAGDQPGADIGPLITPQARDRVNRLIQSGVDEGAKLLLDGRNVAVKGFENGNFVGPTIISNVTPDMQCYKEEIFGPVLVVLEVDTLDEAISIINKNPYGNGTAIFTTNGAVARKYTHEVDVGQIGVNVPIPVPLPMFSFTGSRASFRGDTNFYGKQGVQFYTQIKTVTSQWKEEDATVKSPAVTMPTMGR, encoded by the exons CCTACCACAAAGCTGTTTATTGATGGGAAGTTTGTTGAATCCAAGAGTTCAGAATGGTTAGACATTCACAATCCT gCCACCAATGAGGTGATCGGCCGGGTCCCTAAAGCCACACAGGAGGAGATGTTGGCTGCTGTGGACTCATGCTCGCGAGCATATCACTCTTGGTCTGAGACTTCCATTTTGACCCGTCAGCAGGTTTTCCTCCGCTACCAGCAGCTCATTAAAGACAACATT AAAGAGCTGGCTAAGCTGATCACTCTGGAGCAGGGGAAAACACTGGCAGATGCTGAGGGCGATGTGTTCAGAGGATTAC AGGTGGTAGAACATGCATGTAGCATCACTTCCCTTATGCTGGGGGAGACTCTGCCCTCCATCACTAAAGACATGGATACCTACACATACCGGCTACCTCTTGGTGTCTGTGCTGGTATTGCCCCTTTCAACTTTCCTGCCATGATCCCACTCTGGATGTTCCCTATGGGCATGGTTTGTGGGAACACGTACCTGATGAAGCCCTCGGAGCGTGTGCCCGGATGTACAATGATGCTGGCCAAGCTGCTGCAGGACGCTGGAGCTCCAGATGGCACACTCAACATCATCCACGGCCAGCACAGTG CTGTGAACTTCATCTGTGATCACCCTGCTATAAAAGCCATAAGCTTTGTTGGCTCCAACCAGGCAGGAGAGTACATCTACGAGAGAGGCTCCAAAAACGGCAAGCGAGTGCAGTCAAATATG GGGGCAAAGAACCATGGTGTGGTAATGCCCGATGCTAATAAAGAGAACACTCTGAACCAGCTGGTGGGTGCTGCATTTGGAGCAGCTGGTCAAAGATGTATGGCACTTTCCACTGCCGTCTTGGTTGGAGAAGCTTGCAACTGGCTGCCTGAACTGGTAGAGCGTGCCAAGAACCTGCGTGTCAATGCAG GTGACCAGCCAGGTGCTGACATTGGCCCCCTGATCACCCCTCAGGCCAGGGACCGTGTGAACAGACTCATCCAGAGTGGAGTGGATGAGGGTGCTAAACTGCTGCTTGATGGCAGGAATGTGGCCGTTAAAGGCTTTGAGAATGGCAACTTTGTGGGACCCACCATCATCAGTAATGTCACA CCTGACATGCAGTGCTATAAGGAGGAGATCTTTGGCCCGGTCTTGGTGGTCTTAGAAGTTGACACTTTGGATGAAGCCATCAGTATCATCAATAAAAACCCATATGGAAATGGAACCGCCATTTTTACCACCAATGGTGCTGTAGCTCGCAAATACACCCATGAGGTGGATGTTGGCCAG ATTGGAGTGAATGTACCAATTCCTGTTCCCCTTCCAATGTTCTCCTTCACTGGCTCTAGGGCCTCTTTCAGGGGTGATACCAATTTCTATGGCAAACAG GGCGTCCAGTTCTACACACAGATCAAAACTGTTACTTCACAGTGGAAGGAAGAGGATGCTACCGTAAAATCTCCAGCAGTTACCATGCCAACCATGGGACGTTAA